The following coding sequences lie in one Lolium perenne isolate Kyuss_39 chromosome 2, Kyuss_2.0, whole genome shotgun sequence genomic window:
- the LOC127321093 gene encoding desiccation-related protein PCC13-62 translates to MAAAPATFVVVVLVTVALCGGVGRAQDMDNEWARYRGFFGGGGTLLPQSDVDLLEFPLNLEYLETEFFCWSALGYGLDGIDVNLTGGGPAPIGGQTAALTPFVRDVATQFCYQEVGHLKAIKQNVRGFPRPLLDISAANFGKIVEQAMNMTLDPPFNPYENSLNFLIASYIIPYVGLTGYVGANPKLLTPQARRLVAGLLGVESAQDAVIRALLYERGLSRVASYGVGVAEVTAHISELRNQLGSRGIKDEGLVVAPGQGPEGQTVGNIIAGDQFSLAYDRTPEEILSIVYGTGNPAQAGGFFPQGADGRIAKGLLM, encoded by the exons ATGGCTGCTGCGCCGGCcaccttcgtcgtcgtcgtcctggtGACGGTTGCTCTGTGCGGCGGCGTGGGCCGCGCGCAGGACATGGACAACGAGTGGGCGCGGTACCGCGGcttcttcggcggcggcggcacgctGCTGCCGCAGTCGGACGTCGACCTGCTGGAGTTCCCGCTGAACCTCGAGTACCTGGAAACGGAGTTCTTCTGCTGGTCCGCGCTGGGCTACGGCCTCGACGGCATCGACGTCAACCTCACCGGAGGCGGGCCGGCCCCCATCGGCGGCCAGACCGCCGCCCTCACACCCTTCGTCCGCGACGTCGCCACCCAGTTCTGCTACCAAGAAGTCGGCCACCTCAA GGCGATCAAGCAGAACGTGCGGGGATTCCCCAGGCCGCTGCTGGACATCAGCGCGGCCAACTTCGGCAAGATCGTGGAGCAGGCGATGAACATGACGCTGGACCCGCCCTTCAACCCATACGAGAACAGCCTCAATTTCCTCATCGCCTCCTACATCATCCCCTACGTCGGCCTCACCGGCTATGTCGGAGCAAACCCCAAGCTCCTCACGCCTCAGGCCAGAAGG CTTGTGGCGGGGCTGCTGGGCGTGGAGTCGGCCCAGGACGCGGTGATCCGGGCGCTGCTGTACGAGCGCGGGCTGTCGCGAGTGGCGAGCTACGGCGTCGGGGTCGCGGAGGTGACGGCGCACATCTCCGAGCTGAGGAACCAGCTGGGCAGCAGGGGAATCAAAGACGAAGGTCTCGTCGTGGCGCCCGGGCAGGGGCCCGAGGGGCAGACCGTCGGAAACATCATCGCCGGCGACCAGTTCTCGCTGGCCTACGACCGCACGCCAGAGGAGATCCTCAGCATCGTCTACGGCACGGGGAACCCTGCCCAGGCCGGTGGCTTCTTCCCCCAGGGCGCCGACGGCCGCATCGCCAAAGGGTTGCTCATGTAG